From Cervus elaphus chromosome 10, mCerEla1.1, whole genome shotgun sequence:
TCTGGGATGCAAATGGTGTTTTCAGAATGGAATTTTTGGAAACAAAGTGATGGAGCTCAAGTCTGGTGGTCAGGTGGGTGGTGATGAAGCCCAGAGGCTGGTCTTCTCCATGTGTTGTTGAGGCGGCTTCCAGGAAGTGCTGAAAGGGACAGCTAAGAATGGCTGTAAATGTGACTCTGTTCCGTTTGTACCTCATCTTTGCATTTTAGCCAGTTTACACTTGAACGTGTGGTAGGAGGTGGTTACTGACTCCTCCGGTCTTGCTTCTGAGCCTCCAGGCTTGGGGAAGTTGAAGTTTCAGGTTCTGTGTTGCCCTTGAGTTCCATCCACGGTGCTTGACATCTACATGGGCCCACCTCTGCCTCCCCTCGCGTTTCCCACCCCCTTTTGCAGCCCTTTGCCTGTCTGGGAGATGCTCAGCTGCAGAGGAGGGAGGGTGTGCGTGGGGCTTCCAGCACACCTAGCAGGGCCCGGGCACTGCCTGAAAGCTCCAGCCCCGACCTCCGCTCCCTCCTGCTCTGGTTCCCATCGTGTCCCGGGCCCTTGTTAGAAATCAGATTCCTTGCCCCAAGCATCCAGGGGACACTTGTGCTCTACAGGCTGGAGGGTCACAAGTCTAGTGGGCTCCCAGTTGCCACGAGGGGCTTGTGTCCCATCAGTTATTTTCCATCAGTCACCTGGAAGCTGCTCAAGAACAGCTAGGACTAAGTGACGTGCTGTAATTTACCCTTTTAAAGtgtatgattaaaaaaatgatgaagtgtatgactgagcggcttttagtacattcacaagtTGATCACTAATGCCCTAGGGAATGTTTAAAACTGCATTGTCAGGACCCCACCCCAGAGACCAATGTTGTGGGACCCCAGGGGGCTGCGCAGAGGCCCTGCGGCTCTCCGCTGGGGCGACTCTGCCTGCACACACTTCTGGTTGTCCTAACTGGGTGCTGCTACTGGTTCCAACTGGTGGAAAGGGGTCAGGGGTGCTGCACAGGATGCCCCAGTGTCCAGAATGCCCACGCTGGAAAAGCTGCATCTACAGGAAACTTAAGTCCTTCCAGGACCTCCTCCTGGGGCCTCCAGGCCCGGCCCCCAGTGGCCTCTGGAGACAGAAGTGGGCTTGGTCAGGTTGGGACATTCTTACCCTTGAATGTCCATGGGGCACGTGAGGATCCTCTTCgaagcagattctgattcaggtcTGGGCTGGGATTAGAGAGGAGGTCCCGCATCTCTGACAAGCTCTCATGGGACGTGGCTGGTCTGGTGACCACACTTTTGAGTGAGGGTGTGGTTCCCACAGGCCACTCTGAGGCCTGCCTGGGGGGGGAGCCTGAGTGGACATTCTGGACTGTGCACCCTCTCACTTGGCTCCAGTGGGTATGGCCGCCTCAGTCGCCTGCCCACTGGGGAGCTCACACTCACCCCCAGAAGCACTTCCTTGCCTCTATGTTTTTCCTGCACTGGGAAGGCGGTGTGGCAGCTTCCTGAGCACTGTCTTCCCTCCACAGGGATGAAGGAGCTGCAGTGAAGGCTCAGGGGCTCAGGAcagcctcctccctctccccagaggCACCCCGGGCAGAGctgcgccccccgccccctggaGGCCGTTAGAAGGGTGGGCTTCACGGTGAGGACACGAGCAACAGCTGCCGTGGGGGTGCTGCAGTCAGTCCTGTGACCAGTGGGGGCCTCCAGTGGTCCATAGAGGCTGTCCAGACCCCGACAGGGCAGCAATGGGCTGCGTGGTGACCCCAGGGAGCGGGAGCGGGAGCGGGGCTGCCGTTGGCAGGTTCTGAGGCGCCTGCCAGGCAGATCTTCCAGAACAGAACTCTCCACCCCAGGCACCATCCAGTGGGCCGAGTCGGGTAGGCCTCCTGACTAGGGAGTCAGGCCACTGGTGACCATCTGCAGGGGCCCACACCCCCTTGCTCCCCCAACTTCCAGCTCCTCACCAAGGGGTGCAAGATCTAGGCTGCCTTCTCCCAAAGCTGCCCCAGGGACGCTCGCCCTTCCCTGGTACAGGCTGTCCAGGGCAGTCGTGCCCGGCTTCTCCCTTAAGAGGAGTAGGTGCCTGCCCAGCCTGGCGTGGGAGCAGCTGGGGATCCACTGTCTGTTGCCCCTGAGTGGTTTGTCTCCTTGGCAACCAAAGGTTTGAGCTGCAGCTTGGACTCTGCCCAGCCTCATCCGGTCCCTGTTGCTGGCCCACGGGCTCTGCATCCATGCCTGCTATCTTACCACGGGGGCTGTGGCCTGCACCTCCCCCAGGGAAGGGCCCTGCCCCACCCACCGTGACTGCCTGAGGTGGGGCTGAGGGTCCAGCCTGCAACTGACCACTGGGGCCCTAAAGACAGCGAGAAAAGTCCTTGTGTGAAACCCAGGCAGACCGGAAGGCAGCTGTTAGCCCTGGAGGTCGGGACCTGTCCAGTCGGACAGGGGGAAGGGTGAGCAGACAGAGGCAGGGGTTCTGGGAATACAGGGCAGGAACTAACTTCATGGGAAAAGCCTGGGGTGGGCAGGAAGATTCCGGAGCACGTTGTGGTTGAAAAGACAGCGACAGACAGGAGTGGTGTGGAGCCAGGCAGGACTGGGGGGGTGGCCTCTGCTCTGGGCTCGGCTGGCACCCTCCCCCTCCACGTGGAGCCAGCTGGCAGCAAAGCTCAGAATACGAGGCATGACCACAGAGCCTGGTGGTGGTTTGgaactctttcttctcctttgttaAAAGAGGGAAAGGAACTGGGGATGGGGTACCCCCGGGCTCTGGGGAGGCATGCAGGCAGCCCCAGCAGGCAGGCGCTGGGGGATGGGTGGGAAGAGTCCTGGAGTTTCCCACAATCCTTTTCTCTGCAGGGAAGAGCAAGGCTGGCTGTCCAGGGAGCAGGGGAGAGGCGCAGGGCCCTGGGGGGAGGGGCGGCGGGCGAGGGGGGGCTCACTCTAACATGCAAAGTCCAGCTGCCCCATAAACTAGGTTGCTTTTTGAAGAGCGACATACGTATAAATACACAGACACAGCTACACGCACACATGCGGAGAAGGCTCTGCGTTCCCGAGGGTGGAGATCTAggcccgccggccccggggagctCCAAGGCAGGAGCCGGCCGAGGCAGGGCGGGCGAGTCCTCTGGGGAAGGCTGCTTGTTCTCCGAGCTTCTGTCCACCAGCACCCAGGTGACTCGGAACCGAATCCACGGAAGCGGGGCGCCGCAGGCCTGCGCCGCTGGGCACGCGTGCAGGCAGCCTGTGGGCTGGCTTGAGGGTCCGGTCTCTCCCTTCCAGGGCTCCGGGGAAAAGGGGTGCAGACAGAGAAAGGTGAAGGGGGCCCGCAGAGACGTCCTCTCCCCCGCCCCACGGGGTCCTGGCCTCCGGGAGGGGGGAGGGGCCTCCCTTATCTCTCGGCCTCCATGGCGGGGTGGGCCCTGGGTTCCGAGGCGGCCTGTTGGGGGGCCAGTGGCGGCCAGTCTGACGCCGGGGAAGGGGGGGCCGGAGTCCACAGGGGCGGCTGCGGCGGCTGGTGGTGCTGTGCGCCCCCTGGGGGTGAGGCCGCGGCCGGCCAGCCGGGCGCCGCGAAGCTGCCGGTGGCGGTGAGCGGGAAGTGCGGCGGCGGCGACGTGGCCGTGGCGGCCATCGGGCTGCCGCTGCCTCCGCTGTGGAAGCTCTCGGAGGCCTTGAGGCGGGAGAACATGGTGAGGGCGTCGGGGAAGTTGGGGGGCGTGGCGGGGGTGTTGGCGGGAGTGCACATCTgtggggggaagagggaggggggtgAGTGCCCGTGCAGAAGGGCCCCTTCCCCAGTGCACCCCACCCCCCGGCGGCCCACCAGCCCGGAGCTCACAGGGCAGCGGAGCGGTGCCCACGTGGGCTGGCCCACGCCACCTGCTGCCCGGCTCCCAGGAGTCCCTCCCAGTGGCTCCTTCCTCACGTCTGGGCGGCTGCCGCCCgctccccactccccccaaccTGGTAAAGAGTCCCACACGGATGCCCCTGGGGCTGCAGGGAACACTTACCatctggtggtgatggtggctgTAGGGGATGTTGGTCTCTTGGAAAAAGGCGCTGAGGGCCGTCTGTAGGAACAGAGGACTGCGCTTACCCTCAGGACCCCAGTGGCCCTAGCCTGGCCTTCCTCGACTCTCGCCACCCCCAGAGAGGTGCTGTGGAGCCTCGGGCAGCTGGGCAGGAAGGACCCTCAGGACAATGCCTGCAAGCTGGCTGCCAGGTGCTTCCAACCTACCTGGTTTCGTCACCATGAGCGACCTGAGGGCCTCACGGGGAAAGGCCTCCAGGAGATTCTGGCCCTATGGTCACCAACTCCATGGGCAGTGGCAAGTCCCTACTCCTtcctgagtttcagtttccttgtctatgaGCCAGAGGATGGCAAAGGCACCCCAATGCTGAGAGCCTGTAACCCACCGCTCCTCTCCTGGACTAGCCAAGGGACGCTGCCCTGACTCAGTTTCTCTTTCTGCACCAAAGGGACATGGGACTAGGAGGCTGGCAGCCTCCCTCCCTGGCAGCAGTGGACCTGGCTGGGATTAAGTAGTGTGTTGTGGCTTTCACACTCCTATCCAGTCGTCACCCTCCTGCAAAGTGGTGGAGCAAGAGGAAGGCTGCAGTGGGGTTCGCACCCAGGACTGTGAGAAGTGGGTGGGAAAGGTGGCGGCGGCTCCGGGTCAAACCAGCTCCTCCAGTggccctggggggctggggggaggggcccTCAGGGTGGTGGCCTCTGGTACTGGTGTGTCCTGGTTCGGCCCCTTGCAGGACAGGCGTCCAGGAAAATAAGGGAACCAGCTGCTCTTGCGAAAGTGCAGGATGAGGGAGCCCGTCAAGTATGTGAAGGGTCTGCGGGCAACTCAGCCCTCCGTGCCCCCCACCGCCTCACCCCATGCCTCGGGCTCCCCGCCCACCGTGGCCCAGCGCCGTcaagccccctcccccactcccaacaCACCCAGAAAcccagcctggctcccaggcttaCCCTAGGGGTTTTATTACTAGAGTAAATGCAAATGAATTATTCTGGGAATTTCCTGCTGGAGACGCCCTACCCCAAAGTCCCCAAACAGGGGTgtgagagctgggggtgggggtgggggtgggagaatgCCTCAGTCTCTAAGCACCTCCTTGTGACACCTCCCCGGCTAGGAGCCCCAAGGGACACCAACCCATTCCTCCCCCAGCGGCAGCTCCACAGGCAGCTGCAGTGTGTGAGCATTCCAGGGAGAGGCGGctgcccttttcctgccttcctaGAGCACCCCCAAACTTAAAGCACACaggtccccctcccccagcagccttCTGTCCCCATTAACACCTGAATCACAGAGAATATGACCCAAAAACAGGCATCCTTCTGGGCCAGCCCTCAGCCCAAGTGGCTGCCAGCCAGGGGGTGGAGGGCACAGAGTGGGGGGTGGAGGCAAGGAACCCCACTCACTCCCAGAAAGACCTAAGAGTTGGATGTTCACACCCCATTTTTACCCTAAGTGAACCTCCCTACTAACCACGTCCCCATTGTACACATGGTGAAGCTGAGATTCGGGGAGCCCAGGACTTGTACCGTGGGGGCCATCAAAGCCCCGCGAGCCTGCAAGCTGTTCCTGCCCATCCTGAGATTAGAGTTTCTCCAGGCATGTTAATCTTCAAAGACACATTTTCAATTCCAGTGACCAGGAGACACCAACTCTGAGTGACTGCTGGCCTGTGCCAGGGTCTGTGGTCAGGGCCGCTTCCCAGCGGACACCTGCCCGCCCAGCCCAAGCccggcggcgggggggggggggggggggggggggacgggaCATGTATGCAGATGTGGGACTCCAGCAAACTACCATGAATGTGGTTTTGCAAGTTTTGCCACATCCAGCTCTAGATTAGGAAGCTTCCTGCAGGGTGGGGCTGCTGGGATGGGAAGGGGGGCTGCCCATGCACTCCTCAGAGGTCAGCTCATGGCCCCCAGGTACAGCGAAGGAAACTGAGGCCGCAGGGTAGGACCTGCCCAGAGAGAGCGAGCAGTGTCCCATCTTGTGATATGAGGACCACCCCAGGATTAGCTCTCAGGTCCCCGAGACCTCTGGTGGGAAAGTGAACAAGGATTCCTTTGAGTGGACAGGTCACTGCCTCCCCAGATGATCTCAACCTTGGGGTAGGATTTACGATCTACGTCCCACCCCCCAGGAAGCTGAACTCCACAGCCCCCAGGCTCCCTATCCCTCCTCTGGCCGCGAGTACCTTCCCTGAGCTGGCTTCCCATCTAGAAACCAGGCTTCCCAGCCCAGGCTGGGCACGGACTCTGCAGACTGTGACTGTGACCTTACACCTGTGAGGGGTGGAGCTCAAGGGGCTCTGGCCTCGTCCCTAGATGCCATCCCGGGTTATTTCTGGGGCAGCTGAGTTGGGAAGGCCAGGTGGCCTTTTGGCAGCAAGAGCCCTGGGCACTAGTGCTCTATGGGTCAGGGAGGCCTGAGGAggtgggggccaggctggggcagcCCCACCTCCCGCCCAGCTGGCCGAAAGCTACTGAACCGTGTACACCAAGCCATGGGCTGTGCAGGCAGATTCGGCAGCCAGCACAGGAGGGCACCTGGATACGCCTCCGGAGCGGGGTACACAGATCACACCCTTAGTTGTCGTGTGGGGCTCTGCCACACCACCTGGACACCGTCTGCAAAACGGTGACCTATGTGTACACCGAGCGCACACAGCCCGCACCCGCGCCGCGGGGTGGACTGCGTGTTTACACACACAGACGCCAACATGCCCACACGTAGCGTGGCGCGTACGTAAATACAAATGCACAAGTACGTGGACACGCGCCGCCGAGCTGCCCACCGGGCACGCAGACCCTCAGACCCACACACACCGGACGGCTTCACCCGCGGGCACGGGGCTTCCAAGGCGGGGGCGGCGCGGGCCCAGTTCGGCCCAGGCCACGGGCGTCCTCCTTCCGGCTGCCGGGCCGACTGTCCGTAGGGGCCTCAGCGCCGCCCCGCCCAGGCCGTTACCGAACAAAAAAGGGGGTCCCCGGAACCCGATCGCCCGGGtaatctggggggtggggggcagggactCCGGGCCCGGCGAGGGCAGGCCGCCCCTCCCGCCCACCACGCGCGGGCGGCGTTTCCGGGGGCCGCGTAATCGCGGCCGCGCCGCTGGGCCTGACCCGCACGCCGCGTGTGCGCGCCGGGGCCCGGCCGCCGGGGCGCGCGGCCGCCGGGACACCGGGGCCGAGAGCGCGGGCCCGGCCCCGGCGGAACGCGCCGCGGCACGTGTCCACACCCGCCCGCACAACCCCCACAGCACGCGCCGCCACGCGGGACGGACACCCCGCGCCCCTGCCGCGCACCTCGAACTGCCAGTGGGCCGCCTGCAGCAACTGCTTCGCCTGGTCGGCCGCGCAGCCGGCCGTCAGCACGAACTGGTTGATCATAACCTGGTGCTTGAGCTCGTCCATGTTCACGGACATGGCGCCGCCGCCGCCTGCCCGCTCCAGCCTCCCGCCACGGCGCTCTCCTCCGCCTCACGCGTCCACCATTAGCGAGCCGGCTCCGGctaatacaaatatttactgtgcGGCTCTGACTCACCCAGCCTCGCCTCGCTCCGGGCCGCGGGCGGCATGCTGGGAGATGTAGTCCCGCGCCGTTTCCGCCGCGCTCGGCTGGGCgtgcgggccgggccgggcccgAGGGTGTGTCCTGAGTGTTAGGCGCCTACTTAGTGTGCAGAAGCTGGACGGGCGCGTGCCCAGGCCGTGACTGCATCGATTTGGGTGGCGGGGGTGGCCAGGAAGCGGGTCTACAGACGTGCACGGGCGCAAACGCTGGCCGCGGGTTGTTTGCCAAGAATCCAGGGTCCCGAACCCCAGTGTGGCAGTCATCCCCCCGTGTTGACTAGGCGCCCTATTTTTGCACAAATTATCAACACGAAGGCCGTAGACCCCGAAAGCCTGgcacactcagttcagtcgctcagtcgtgttagactctttgcgaccccacggactgcaacatgccaggcctccctgtccattaggCGCCTACAAATACTTGTTCAGTGATGAATGAATCTGCCCTTTAGGGTTCTACTTCGAGTCACCGCCTCCAGGGAGCCTTccaagtcttccccaacacccgTGGACTGGAAGCCTGCATCTCCCACTTGTGACGCTGGTCCCTCCCTCCCTGGCCCGTCGGTGAGCCAGGCACAGGAGGCCTGAAGAACGCTGGAGGAAGGACTGAGGGCTGGGACTGACAGGGGAGGTCTGGGGCCCCGAGGTACCCCTCCGCGCGACACTCTCACTTTCCCACGCAAAATCTCGTGCTCTTGGCCGGAAATCTCGACTCTTAGTGTGCGGGCGCTAGGACCGCTCGGAGCCAGTTCCGGGGCGGCCCCCGAACTTCCATTCCCAGGATGCCCTGGTTTATTTGCATCTTTCAGTCCCGAGTGACGTAAAGTGAGTGAGGCCGCTCCTTGGCCAATGGATGGCTGCGAGGTGTTAGGACCTGGCCATATAAGGTAAACAAAGCTGGCTGCCCAATGAGGCAGCGGCGGGGGCGGGCACTAGGTAGGGGCGGGCGGGGGCGCATCACGtggagggcgggggcggggctgaagagcgcggggggttgggggggatgcGGGCTGTGTTTACAGCTCCACACACGCCGTTTCCGGTTGAGTTTGCGGgttggagggggcggggggggcgggggggggcggggtgtgcCGGGGTGTGCCCAGCATATTTGGAACTGGGGCAGGGGGCTCGGTCGCCCCGGCTCTGATTGACCTTATTCCGGTTCCCCGTGCTGCCTGGACCCCGGTTTCTTTAGTTGAGTAACTCTATTGGGCCCTTACTCTGTCTGGCTCTCAACTGGCCCCAAGCGTGCAGAGAACAAACTCTAGTAGAAGGATTGGATGCTGCCTAGGGTGGAGTGGGACGTGTGTCGAAAATCCCTAGGACTGGTGTAGAATTTGCAAGTGTGGAAAGTGCCTTCAGGAAGCAGGGACAGGCCCTGGAGATGGCGGGTTAAAGGCCATTGAAGGGTTTTGGTACATTTGATCCCTTGTCCGCGTTAGAATCACTGTGGCTGAACAGTATGGAGACCAAATGGTGGTAGACAGGTCCAGTATGGTTAGGTGATGTTCTGGGTGTTAATCTGGTTCCAGGGGAGCCCGCCCCTGCCCAGGGCCTTGTTGCAAAATTGGACTGAATGGAGGGCTCTGAgcttgtttcctcatttgtacaaTCCTCATAGCTCTCCCAGGACTGCTCTGGGGCATCTGGACAACTGTAGGAAACCCAagccccattttagagataaggaagctgaggctggGATCCAGACCTCCTTACACTCTTGACAGTGTTCAGAGCCAGTGTAGAAGACCAGGCACCCAGTGGGCCAGCAAGGTGTGTTCTTGGCACAGGAGGGTGGGCGCTGTCCTGGCAGGGCCCACTGGGGACTTTTCTTGCTTAGAGAGGCAGGAAGTACCTCCCCGCACGTCCCTCACCCTCATTTGAGCACCATTCGGGTACCTGCCCAGACTTGCCCAGCCCAGAAGGCACTTTTCCAGGCCAGCCCgctggctggggtggggcaggtgggGACAGCAGGAGCAAAGGTCACCCTTCTGCCCCCTGTGGCCCCTGCTTCTGCCTGCTGTGGCCCCCCCAGCCAACTTGTTTTCCAAGGGGCggtggggaagagaaaaaaacaacctTGTTTTCAGCCAGGATCAGACTGGCTAGAGAGTGGACTTTGGATTTCTTAGCAGGCTCAGATGGGGCCTGACAGCTGGGGCCAGTAGATGGGGGGAGGGCAGTATAAAGGGCATTTCCGGCAGTGCCTTCTTTTTACCTGAGGTCCAGGGAGGTTGAGGCTCTTGGCAAAGTTGGCATTGCTAGTTTATGGAAGGCCCGGGATTCCAGCCTCCTTCTCTCCAAGTTCATTCTTTCAGTCACCCCCACAGATGTATTTATCAG
This genomic window contains:
- the UBALD1 gene encoding UBA-like domain-containing protein 1, coding for MSVNMDELKHQVMINQFVLTAGCAADQAKQLLQAAHWQFETALSAFFQETNIPYSHHHHQMMCTPANTPATPPNFPDALTMFSRLKASESFHSGGSGSPMAATATSPPPHFPLTATGSFAAPGWPAAASPPGGAQHHQPPQPPLWTPAPPSPASDWPPLAPQQAASEPRAHPAMEAER